CTGCGCAGGGCTCTTGCGATCACCGACGGCAAGCTGGGGATCCTGTTCGAGAGCCCGATCACCTGGATACTCTGGACGCTCTCGGTGCTCGTCCTTTTCGCCCCTCTCGCCATGCGCCGGCTTCGCGCCCGGGCTCGCTGAGGGGAACCGGAAGGCCCCACCCGGGCATGCGCTATCATCTTGCCGCATGAAAGCGCTCGGCATTGCGGGATACAGCGGCAGCGGCAAGACCACGCTGATCGAGAAGATCGTGCCCATCCTCCTGAAGGAAGGGCTTCGGGTGTCGCTGATCAAGCATGCCCACCATCAGTTCGAGGTGGACCAGCCCGGCAAGGATTCATTCCGGCATCGCCAGGCAGGCTGCACCGAGGTGCTGGTGAGTTCATCGCGCCGCTGGGCGCTGATGCACGAGTTGCGGGGTGACCAGGAGCCCACCCTCGACGTGCTGCTCCGGCATTTCTCGCCCTGCGACCTGGTCCTCGTGGAAGGGTACAAGCACGATCCCGTTCCCCGGATCGAGGTCCACCGCAAGGGGGGCGACCGGCCGCTGCTGTTCCCCCGCGATCAGCACGTGATCGCGGTGGCGACCGACGAGCACCTCGACACCAGGTTGCCGCAGTTCGGCCTGGACGACGCGCCCGCCATTGCAGGATTCATCCTGAAGTTCGTCGCCGGCCAGGAGGGGCGCCCCCGCCTTTCCGCGATACCCGACTGACCCCGGCCAGGAACCGAGACGACGGCCCGCATGATCACGCTTCTCTACTTCGCCAGCCTTCGCGAGCGAGTCGATTGTGCCCGCGAAGAGGTCCCGCTGCCCCCGGGCACGCCCACGGTAGGCACGGTGATCGACCGGCTTCGTGCCCGCGACGGCCGCTGGTCGGAAGCGTTCGCGCCCGGTTGCGCCTGGCGTGTAGCGGTCAACCAGCGGATGGCGGATCTCGCCACGCCCGTTAAGCCGGGCGACGAGGTGGCGTTCTTCCCGCCCGTCACCGGAGGCTGAGCCATGGCCCATGTGAGGGTGCAGGAGTCGCCCTTCGATCCGGGCCGCGAAATCGCGGCGCTCACCGAGGGACGGCGCGATGTCGGTGCCGTGGCGACCTTCGTCGGCTGCGTGCGCGACCTGAACGAGGGCGCCGCGGTCAGCGGCATGACCCTGGAGCACTACCCCGGCATGACCGAACGGGCTCTCGAGGAAATCTGCACGCAGGCCGCGCAGCGCTGGGATCTCATCGATACGCGGGTCGTGCACCGCGTCGGCCGTCTCGAGCCGGGCGAGTCCATCGTGCTGGTGGCCGTCTCGAGCGCGCACCGGGGCGAGGCCTTCGCCGCCTGCGAGTTCATCATGGATTTCCTGAAGACCCGCGCGCCGTTCTGGAAGAAGGAAGCAACACCTTCCGGCGAGCGCTGGGTGGAGGCGCGGGCAAGCGACGACCAAGCGGCCGCGCGTTGGTCAGAGGACGGACCGGCGCAATCCTAGATGCTGCAGAACACCTCGCGCATCATCGCGATCATCTTGATGATGCGCTGGTCCTCGATGCGGTAGAAGACCTTGTTCGCCTCCTTGCGAGAGGCGAGAAGGCCGCGTTCGCGCATCACGGCGAGATGCTGCGAGATGTTGCTCTGCGAGGTGCCGACGGACTCCACGATTTCCTGGACCATCAGCTCGTTCTGGCCCACGAGGCAGAGGATCTTCAGCCGAAGCGGGTGAGCCATCGCCTTGAGGGCCTCGCTCGCCTCCCTGATGTCCTCGCCGCGGCCGGTGAGGTCGAAGATGTCCTTGGTTGCGGTCTTGTTGGCGGCCATCGTCGAATCGTAACCCATAGGGGAAGCCCCCGCTAATATTAGCAACCATTAATTCATGGGGCGGCGGAATCGGGGGTTGTCCCGTTACCTACCCATTCGGGTAAAGTCCGTAACCCGATGCGGGGATAGACCCTGGGGCCGCATACCCCCCAGATTCTGCAAACCCCATTCGGGGGCATTCGGTGCATCCAGGCTGCCAGAGGTCTCCTGAAAAGGGGGCGCACCATCGAGTGTTTCCACGGAACGCAACCCATCGACGCACGAGGATTCGAGGAGCGAGTGATGAACGACGATCGCAGGAAGGTGCTCAAGGGCACCGGGGGTATGGCAGTCATGGGGCTGACGGTCTCCGCGGGCCTCTTCAAGCCGGGCAGCGCCTGGGCGCAAACGTGGAACAAGGCCGCGTTCGAGACCAAGAACACGGCCGACACGGTGAAGGCCCTGGGCGGGGCGACCGCCATGGAGAGCAAGGAGATCGCGATCACCTCGCCGGACATCGCGGAGAACGGAGCCGTCGTCCCGTTCACGATTTCGAGCCGCCTTCCGAAAACCGAATCGATCGCGCTCCTGATCGAGAAGAACCCGAACACGCTCGCCGCGAACTTCGACATTCCCGCGGGCACCGAGGCCGGCGTCACCACGCGCGTGAAGATGGGGCAGACCTCCAACGTCACCGCGCTCGTGAAGGCCGACGGCAAGTTCTACTACACCACCAAGGAAGTCAAAGTCACCCTCGGTGGCTGCGGCGGCTGATCCAGGAGGAGACCATGGCAGATCCGATGAAGATCCGGGCGGCGATGTCCGGCGACAAGGTTGAAGTGAAGGTTCTCATGAGCCACGAGATGGAAACGGGGCAGCGCAAGGATTCGAAAGGTGCCGCGATCCCGGCGCATTTCATCCAGAGCGTCACCGCAACGCACAACGGCAAGGTCGTGCTCTCGGCCCAGTGGGGACCGGCCGTCTCGAAGAACCCGTTCATGTCCTTCAAGTTCTCGGGCGGAAAGCCGGGCGAGAAAGTGTCGATCACCTGGACGGACAACAAGGGCGACAAGCGCACCGACGAAGCAACGATTTCGTAGCGCCTCGGCGGGCCTCGATGCCCGTCGGTCCCATAACAGCAGGAGGAGCCCGCATGAACAGCAGCCTCGCAAGGATGGCCGCCGTCGCGGCCATGATATTGGCGTTCAGTGGTACGGTCCTGGCCGACCCCAGCAGCAAGGTCGTGTACCACATCAATGAAGGCGTCGACAAGGCTGCACCCCTGCTTCGCAACGTGCGCAATCACCTGGATGCGGAACCTCAAGCCAAGATCATCGTGGTCGCGCACGGCCCCGGCATCGACTTCCTCCTCGAGGGCGCGAAGGACAAGAATGGCAACCCGTTCGACGTGACGGTGGACACACTGCAGTCCCGGGGCGTGGAGTTTCGCGTGTGCAACAACACGCTCGTCGTGCGCAAGATCGACCCGAAGACGGTGATCTCCCAGGCGAAGATCGTCCCGTCCGGCGTGGCGGAAATCGGGCGACTGCAGGCCAAAGAGGGCTTCGTTTAC
This Betaproteobacteria bacterium DNA region includes the following protein-coding sequences:
- the moaD gene encoding molybdopterin converting factor subunit 1, whose amino-acid sequence is MITLLYFASLRERVDCAREEVPLPPGTPTVGTVIDRLRARDGRWSEAFAPGCAWRVAVNQRMADLATPVKPGDEVAFFPPVTGG
- the moaE gene encoding molybdopterin synthase catalytic subunit MoaE, yielding MAHVRVQESPFDPGREIAALTEGRRDVGAVATFVGCVRDLNEGAAVSGMTLEHYPGMTERALEEICTQAAQRWDLIDTRVVHRVGRLEPGESIVLVAVSSAHRGEAFAACEFIMDFLKTRAPFWKKEATPSGERWVEARASDDQAAARWSEDGPAQS
- the mobB gene encoding molybdopterin-guanine dinucleotide biosynthesis protein B; its protein translation is MKALGIAGYSGSGKTTLIEKIVPILLKEGLRVSLIKHAHHQFEVDQPGKDSFRHRQAGCTEVLVSSSRRWALMHELRGDQEPTLDVLLRHFSPCDLVLVEGYKHDPVPRIEVHRKGGDRPLLFPRDQHVIAVATDEHLDTRLPQFGLDDAPAIAGFILKFVAGQEGRPRLSAIPD
- a CDS encoding DsrE family protein, which codes for MAAVAAMILAFSGTVLADPSSKVVYHINEGVDKAAPLLRNVRNHLDAEPQAKIIVVAHGPGIDFLLEGAKDKNGNPFDVTVDTLQSRGVEFRVCNNTLVVRKIDPKTVISQAKIVPSGVAEIGRLQAKEGFVYLKP
- the soxY gene encoding thiosulfate oxidation carrier protein SoxY; its protein translation is MNDDRRKVLKGTGGMAVMGLTVSAGLFKPGSAWAQTWNKAAFETKNTADTVKALGGATAMESKEIAITSPDIAENGAVVPFTISSRLPKTESIALLIEKNPNTLAANFDIPAGTEAGVTTRVKMGQTSNVTALVKADGKFYYTTKEVKVTLGGCGG
- the soxZ gene encoding thiosulfate oxidation carrier complex protein SoxZ encodes the protein MADPMKIRAAMSGDKVEVKVLMSHEMETGQRKDSKGAAIPAHFIQSVTATHNGKVVLSAQWGPAVSKNPFMSFKFSGGKPGEKVSITWTDNKGDKRTDEATIS
- a CDS encoding winged helix-turn-helix transcriptional regulator, whose translation is MAANKTATKDIFDLTGRGEDIREASEALKAMAHPLRLKILCLVGQNELMVQEIVESVGTSQSNISQHLAVMRERGLLASRKEANKVFYRIEDQRIIKMIAMMREVFCSI